One Fontisphaera persica DNA window includes the following coding sequences:
- the murD gene encoding UDP-N-acetylmuramoyl-L-alanine--D-glutamate ligase — protein sequence MNWPPQHALVIGLGRSGRAAAEWLARQGAPVTAVDQADTPELRRALEALAPLGVTTRLGVSEPLRGNFDLAVLSPGVPLTQPLLQPLRQAGVPILAELELGCRFLRCPYVGITGTNGKTTTTELVERMLNHCGRRTVAAGNIGLPVCAVLQQNAPYDVLTLEVSSFQLETIHQFRPHAAVLLNVTPDHLDRYPGMPDYLRAKARLFMNQQASDWAIIQLDAWNQMRALSLGVQARLILFSATEPGGDLWWDRGIIHSRLPGWEGPLLDLRQCRLRGVHNAENLMATLAVAYALQLPKDSALEALKTYAPAPHRCEWVADIRGVQYINDSKATNVDAVRKAILSMPHAETSGPNLWLIAGGKDKGLDFHELGPLLAQRVKGAFLIGEMRHKMRSAWHLYVPCELVDDLPTAVQRAAEKAQPGDVVLLSPACSSFDQFRDYQHRGEVFRASVLALKNTIDCGCISQQAQHNVDATTKTKSGCS from the coding sequence ATGAACTGGCCGCCTCAACATGCCTTGGTCATCGGTCTGGGCCGCAGCGGACGCGCCGCGGCCGAATGGCTCGCCCGTCAGGGCGCCCCGGTCACCGCCGTGGACCAGGCCGATACCCCTGAATTGCGCCGCGCCCTTGAAGCTCTCGCCCCCCTCGGCGTCACCACCCGCCTGGGCGTCAGCGAACCCCTCCGCGGCAACTTTGACCTGGCCGTCCTCAGCCCCGGCGTGCCTTTGACTCAGCCGCTCCTCCAACCTCTCCGGCAGGCCGGCGTCCCCATCCTCGCCGAGCTGGAACTGGGCTGCCGCTTCCTTCGCTGTCCCTATGTCGGCATCACCGGCACCAACGGCAAAACCACCACCACCGAGCTGGTCGAGCGCATGCTCAATCATTGCGGCCGCCGCACCGTCGCCGCCGGCAACATCGGCCTGCCCGTCTGCGCCGTATTGCAACAAAACGCGCCCTACGATGTGCTGACCCTCGAAGTCAGCTCCTTCCAGCTCGAAACCATTCACCAATTCCGCCCTCACGCCGCCGTCCTGTTGAACGTCACCCCCGACCATCTCGACCGCTACCCCGGCATGCCCGATTACCTGCGCGCCAAAGCCCGCCTCTTCATGAACCAACAGGCCAGTGATTGGGCCATCATCCAGCTCGACGCCTGGAACCAGATGCGCGCCCTCTCGCTCGGCGTCCAAGCCCGCCTCATTCTCTTCAGTGCCACCGAGCCCGGCGGCGATTTATGGTGGGACCGCGGCATCATCCACTCCCGCCTTCCCGGCTGGGAAGGCCCCCTCCTGGACCTGCGCCAATGCCGCCTGCGCGGCGTGCACAATGCCGAAAACCTCATGGCCACCCTGGCCGTGGCCTATGCCTTGCAATTGCCCAAAGACTCCGCCCTGGAAGCCCTCAAAACCTACGCCCCAGCTCCCCACCGCTGCGAATGGGTGGCCGATATCCGCGGCGTCCAATACATCAACGATTCCAAGGCCACCAACGTGGATGCCGTCCGCAAAGCCATCCTCTCCATGCCCCACGCCGAAACCTCCGGTCCCAACCTCTGGCTCATCGCCGGCGGCAAAGACAAGGGCCTGGATTTCCATGAACTGGGGCCCCTCCTGGCCCAGCGCGTCAAAGGCGCTTTCCTCATCGGCGAAATGCGCCATAAAATGCGCTCCGCGTGGCACTTATACGTGCCCTGCGAGCTGGTGGACGACTTGCCCACCGCCGTCCAACGTGCTGCCGAAAAAGCCCAGCCCGGGGATGTCGTCCTCCTCTCCCCGGCTTGTTCCAGTTTTGACCAATTTCGAGATTACCAGCATCGGGGCGAAGTCTTCCGTGCCTCCGTGCTGGCCTTGAAGAACACAATAGATTGTGGTTGCATATCCCAGCAGGCACAACATAATGTTGATGCCACAACAAAAACAAAAAGTGGCTGTAGCTAG
- the mraY gene encoding phospho-N-acetylmuramoyl-pentapeptide-transferase has protein sequence MLYYLSQFLLLAAEGTAAEETLSFLRLFKYLTFRGIAAAATALLLSLWLGPWFIGWLKRLKISQHYLDKAEESGIERMKPGDKRGVPTMGGLLMVLVISITTLLWAQWNTLVQLTLLAAIILAGLGFMDDYAKITRQTSDGVTARTKLLVQFLMAFFIAAYLWYLPATRHLVSEVWVPFYKHPLLTGAAGAVVGVLIVVLAIVGTSNAVNLTDGLDGLAIGCTTIVAFVFLVMTYAAGRVDFSQYLQITYVPGAGELTVLVAALIGAGLGFLWFNCYPAQVFMGDTGSLALGGILGIVAVLIQQPFVLLIAGGVFVLEAVSVMLQTSYFKYTRRRYGEGRRIFLMAPLHHHFQKKGWLETQVVTRFYILCVLFAVLALGTLKIR, from the coding sequence ATGCTGTATTACCTTAGCCAGTTCCTCTTGCTTGCTGCGGAAGGCACAGCCGCGGAGGAGACGCTTTCCTTTTTGCGCCTCTTCAAATACCTGACCTTTCGCGGCATTGCCGCCGCTGCCACCGCCCTCCTGCTCAGCTTGTGGCTCGGCCCCTGGTTCATTGGCTGGCTCAAACGGCTGAAAATCAGCCAGCATTACCTCGACAAAGCCGAGGAGAGCGGCATCGAGCGCATGAAGCCGGGAGACAAACGCGGCGTCCCCACCATGGGCGGCCTGCTGATGGTTCTCGTCATCAGCATCACCACCCTCTTGTGGGCCCAGTGGAATACCCTCGTCCAGTTGACCCTCCTCGCCGCCATCATCCTCGCCGGCCTGGGCTTCATGGATGACTATGCCAAAATCACCCGCCAGACCAGCGACGGCGTCACCGCTCGCACCAAATTATTGGTCCAGTTTTTAATGGCCTTCTTCATCGCCGCTTATCTTTGGTATCTGCCTGCCACCCGCCATCTGGTCAGCGAAGTCTGGGTGCCTTTCTACAAACATCCGCTCCTCACCGGCGCCGCCGGCGCCGTCGTGGGGGTCCTCATCGTGGTCCTGGCCATCGTTGGCACCTCCAACGCCGTCAACCTCACCGACGGCCTCGACGGCCTCGCCATCGGCTGCACCACCATCGTCGCCTTTGTCTTCCTCGTCATGACCTACGCCGCCGGCCGCGTGGACTTCTCCCAATACCTCCAAATCACCTACGTCCCCGGCGCCGGTGAACTCACCGTCCTGGTCGCCGCCTTGATTGGCGCCGGTCTGGGCTTCCTCTGGTTCAATTGTTATCCCGCCCAGGTGTTCATGGGCGATACCGGCTCCCTGGCCCTCGGTGGCATCCTGGGCATTGTCGCCGTCCTCATTCAACAGCCCTTCGTCCTGTTGATTGCCGGCGGCGTTTTCGTCCTCGAGGCCGTCTCGGTCATGCTGCAAACCAGTTACTTCAAATACACCCGCCGCCGCTATGGCGAAGGCCGCCGCATCTTTCTCATGGCCCCGCTGCACCATCACTTTCAGAAAAAAGGCTGGCTCGAAACCCAGGTCGTCACCCGGTTTTACATCCTTTGCGTGCTCTTCGCCGTTCTGGCGCTGGGCACCTTGAAGATTCGTTGA
- a CDS encoding UDP-N-acetylmuramoyl-tripeptide--D-alanyl-D-alanine ligase gives MRPAALHELAQACRGDCRGPASLVVERVCTDSRQVRPGDLFVALEGPRFDGHAFLAAALAGGARAVLAARSRQDQVPPDAPAILVDNPRAALADLARRERQTFRGVVVGVAGSHGKTTTKELAAAVLRPARRVLASEASFNNDIGVPLTLLKLEPAHEVAVAELGTNHPGELAPLVRLAAPHYGLLTALGREHLEFFGSLDGVVEEEGWLAELLPPQGRLFTLGDDPLAQRACRRCPAPVTRVGFGSHNDWQAEIRRLDDRGLTFVIRCPLSAYSREFFLPLLGTHQVLNALLALALAAELGVSPDDAARGLAACRPAKMRLELWETGGLRVLDDAYNANADSTCAALNTLASLPCAGRRFAVLGDMAELGAHAEDAHREAGRHAASLPIHTLVAVGAMAGVTAAAARTAGLARAHAFADLASAADFLLSELRPGDLILLKASRAARLEQLGERLRQAFRPTLSNSV, from the coding sequence ATGAGACCCGCCGCCTTGCACGAACTGGCTCAGGCCTGCCGCGGTGATTGCCGCGGCCCCGCCTCCCTTGTCGTCGAGCGGGTCTGTACCGATTCCCGCCAGGTGCGGCCGGGAGATTTGTTTGTGGCCTTGGAGGGACCGAGATTCGACGGCCACGCTTTTCTCGCGGCCGCCCTGGCGGGCGGCGCCCGCGCCGTCCTGGCCGCCCGCTCCCGCCAGGACCAAGTGCCCCCGGACGCCCCCGCCATCCTCGTGGACAACCCCCGCGCCGCCCTCGCCGACCTGGCCCGCCGCGAGCGCCAGACCTTCCGCGGTGTGGTGGTGGGTGTTGCCGGCTCCCACGGCAAAACCACCACCAAGGAGCTGGCCGCCGCCGTGCTCCGCCCCGCGCGCCGCGTGCTGGCCAGTGAAGCCAGCTTCAACAATGACATTGGTGTGCCATTAACACTTTTGAAACTCGAACCCGCCCATGAAGTGGCCGTCGCCGAGCTCGGCACCAACCACCCCGGCGAGCTCGCGCCCCTGGTCCGCCTCGCCGCCCCGCACTATGGACTCTTGACCGCCCTGGGCCGCGAACACCTCGAATTTTTTGGCTCGCTGGACGGCGTGGTTGAAGAAGAGGGCTGGCTCGCCGAGTTGCTGCCTCCCCAGGGCCGCCTGTTCACCTTGGGCGATGACCCCCTCGCCCAGCGCGCGTGCCGCCGCTGCCCCGCGCCCGTCACGCGCGTCGGTTTCGGCTCCCACAACGACTGGCAGGCCGAAATCCGCCGCCTGGATGACCGCGGCCTGACCTTCGTCATCCGCTGCCCCCTCTCCGCCTACAGCCGCGAATTTTTCCTGCCTTTGCTCGGCACACATCAAGTGTTGAACGCCCTCCTCGCCCTGGCCCTCGCCGCTGAACTGGGTGTGTCCCCCGATGACGCCGCCCGCGGTCTCGCCGCCTGCCGCCCCGCCAAAATGCGCCTCGAATTGTGGGAAACCGGCGGCCTTCGCGTCCTGGACGACGCCTACAACGCCAACGCCGACTCCACCTGCGCCGCCCTCAATACTTTGGCCTCCTTGCCCTGCGCGGGCCGCCGCTTTGCCGTCCTGGGCGACATGGCGGAATTGGGCGCCCACGCCGAAGACGCGCACCGCGAAGCGGGCCGCCACGCCGCCAGTTTGCCCATTCATACCCTGGTAGCCGTGGGCGCCATGGCCGGCGTCACCGCCGCAGCCGCCCGCACCGCCGGACTCGCCCGCGCCCACGCCTTTGCCGACCTGGCCTCCGCCGCGGATTTCTTGTTATCCGAACTGCGCCCCGGCGACTTGATTTTGTTGAAAGCCTCGCGCGCGGCGCGCCTGGAACAACTCGGCGAACGCCTGCGGCAGGCCTTCCGTCCCACCCTTTCCAACTCCGTTTGA
- a CDS encoding UDP-N-acetylmuramoyl-L-alanyl-D-glutamate--2,6-diaminopimelate ligase, with protein sequence MQTIMTLRELVKALQPVRMDGSLDRQVTGIVYDSRRVTPGMVFVAVPGQNTDGHQFIPEAISRGAVAVVSERNGYPTTRVTRILVPDAREALARLAAAFYGHPSARLQVIGVTGTNGKTTVAFMVKAILEAAGCPSGLMGTVRYEIGERVIPASRTTPEAVEIQSMLAQMLRSGCRACVMEVSSHALDQKRVLGVDFDAAVFTNLTQDHLDWHGTMENYYAAKEKLFLAHGGQKKQAAVINIDDAYGERLRQRSDCAVKLTYGLSEAAQLRAVEVTLAANGCRFRVEGAPEPFTLRLPLIGRHNVYNALAAAGAALALHLPLAAIRQALESMPPVPGRLERVDAGQPFTVLVDYAHTDDALRNVLRTLKEITPGRLLLAFGCGGSRDKGKRPKMGRVAAELADLTFITSDNPRKESPDEIAAAIVAGYREVRDTGFTVELDRRRAIEEILRQAQPGDTVLLAGKGHETYQEFRDTVVPFDDRVHAREVLEALGHRPDTPRNPQSTRTP encoded by the coding sequence ATGCAAACCATCATGACCTTGCGGGAGCTGGTGAAGGCCTTGCAGCCCGTGCGCATGGACGGCTCGCTCGACCGCCAGGTCACCGGCATTGTCTATGACTCCCGCCGCGTCACCCCCGGCATGGTCTTCGTCGCCGTCCCGGGCCAGAACACTGATGGCCATCAATTCATCCCCGAAGCCATCAGCCGCGGCGCCGTCGCCGTGGTCAGCGAACGCAACGGCTACCCCACCACCCGCGTCACCCGCATCCTGGTGCCCGACGCCCGCGAAGCCCTCGCCCGCCTGGCCGCCGCCTTCTACGGCCATCCCTCCGCCCGCCTCCAGGTCATCGGCGTCACCGGCACCAACGGCAAAACCACCGTCGCCTTCATGGTCAAGGCCATCCTCGAAGCCGCCGGTTGCCCCAGCGGCCTCATGGGCACCGTCCGCTATGAAATTGGCGAGCGCGTCATCCCCGCTTCCCGCACCACTCCCGAAGCCGTCGAAATCCAGTCCATGCTGGCCCAAATGCTCCGCTCCGGCTGCCGGGCCTGCGTCATGGAAGTCAGCTCCCATGCCCTCGACCAAAAACGCGTGCTCGGCGTGGACTTCGATGCCGCCGTCTTCACCAACCTCACCCAGGACCACCTCGACTGGCACGGCACCATGGAAAATTATTATGCCGCCAAGGAAAAACTGTTCCTCGCCCACGGCGGCCAGAAAAAACAGGCCGCCGTCATCAACATTGATGATGCCTATGGCGAACGCCTCCGCCAGCGCTCCGATTGTGCCGTCAAATTAACCTACGGCCTCTCCGAGGCCGCCCAGCTCCGCGCCGTCGAAGTCACGCTGGCGGCCAATGGCTGCCGCTTCCGCGTCGAAGGCGCGCCCGAACCTTTCACTCTGCGTCTTCCGCTCATCGGCCGCCACAATGTCTATAACGCCCTCGCCGCCGCCGGCGCCGCCCTGGCCTTGCACCTCCCCCTCGCCGCCATCCGCCAGGCCCTCGAATCCATGCCCCCCGTCCCCGGCCGCCTCGAACGCGTGGACGCCGGCCAGCCCTTCACCGTCCTGGTGGATTATGCGCACACCGATGACGCTCTCCGCAATGTCCTGCGCACTCTCAAGGAAATCACCCCCGGCCGCCTCCTCCTCGCCTTTGGCTGCGGCGGCAGCCGTGACAAGGGCAAGCGCCCCAAAATGGGCCGCGTCGCCGCCGAGCTGGCCGACCTGACCTTCATCACCAGCGACAACCCGCGCAAGGAATCCCCCGACGAAATCGCCGCCGCCATTGTCGCCGGCTACCGCGAAGTCCGTGACACCGGCTTTACCGTTGAACTCGACCGCCGCCGCGCCATCGAGGAAATCCTGCGCCAGGCCCAACCCGGCGACACCGTCCTCCTCGCCGGCAAGGGGCACGAGACCTATCAGGAATTTCGCGACACCGTGGTGCCCTTTGACGACCGCGTCCATGCCCGCGAAGTCCTCGAGGCGCTGGGCCATCGCCCGGACACCCCACGGAATCCGCAGTCCACCAGAACCCCATGA
- a CDS encoding peptidoglycan D,D-transpeptidase FtsI family protein, with the protein MITAQQLRRMGFLAGLLLLGFAGLGYRLVELHVVRHDVLLPQSEANTRREFLFTPRRGEIRDIRGNPLAVSLPAKTVCADPSLIGPHAVELTRALAPVLELPEARLYELLNRRWRTNAQGQWLTNRFVILKRKVPLETWEQVRRTMTNLTFGLEGRTLSRTQAQFYHNLRHKAIFPYPVDDQLRVYPNHRLASHVLGYVGMHEVEVNGQPVFDTVGVEGIERIFDRQLAGVRGWRVTEKDGKNRELVFLRQQDVEPADGLNVILTLDAQVQYIVETEIAAAARQHHPDSITCLVVRPRTGEILAMATLPDFDPNAPGDYPPDARRNRMVTDMNEPGSTFKVVVVAGALNEGLVRLEDVIFCENGAFAYGGRVLHDHHRYGNLSVEAIITKSSNIGAAKIGMLLGEQRLYDYIRAFGFGERTGVSLPGEVSGMLYAPKHWEKVKLAQIPMGHGLAVTRLQMAYAMCAIANRGVLMRPLLVDRLEDNDGRVVAKYNPQPVRQVIKPEAAAQMVRALKTVVTREGTAYKARLEHYSCAGKTGTAQKPEAGGYSHEKYYSSFIGFFPADDPEVCVSVVMDYPKHGYYGGEVCGPVFQRIAERIGNYLNLRPDLEAPAPGGTPIAARPAGRPLAAPVRN; encoded by the coding sequence ATGATTACCGCCCAACAACTGCGGCGCATGGGCTTTTTGGCCGGGCTGCTCCTCCTCGGCTTTGCCGGGCTGGGCTACCGCCTGGTGGAGCTGCACGTCGTCCGGCACGACGTGCTCCTCCCCCAGTCCGAGGCCAACACCCGCCGCGAGTTCCTTTTCACCCCGCGCCGCGGTGAAATCCGCGACATCCGCGGCAACCCGCTCGCCGTCAGTCTGCCCGCCAAAACCGTCTGCGCCGACCCCAGCCTCATCGGCCCCCACGCCGTGGAACTCACCCGCGCCCTGGCCCCCGTCCTCGAATTGCCCGAGGCCCGCCTCTACGAGCTGCTCAACCGCCGCTGGCGCACCAATGCCCAAGGCCAGTGGCTCACCAACCGCTTTGTCATCCTCAAACGCAAAGTCCCCCTCGAAACCTGGGAACAGGTCCGCCGTACCATGACCAACCTCACCTTCGGCCTGGAAGGACGCACCCTCTCCCGCACCCAGGCCCAGTTCTATCACAACCTGCGCCACAAGGCCATTTTCCCTTACCCCGTGGATGACCAGTTGCGCGTCTATCCCAACCACCGCCTGGCCTCGCACGTCTTGGGCTACGTGGGAATGCACGAAGTGGAGGTCAACGGCCAGCCGGTCTTTGATACCGTCGGCGTCGAGGGCATCGAACGCATATTCGACCGCCAGCTCGCCGGCGTCCGCGGCTGGCGCGTCACCGAAAAGGACGGCAAAAACCGCGAACTCGTCTTCCTCCGCCAGCAGGATGTCGAACCCGCCGACGGCCTGAACGTCATCCTCACCCTCGATGCCCAGGTGCAATACATCGTCGAAACCGAAATCGCCGCCGCCGCCCGCCAACATCACCCCGACAGCATCACCTGCCTGGTGGTCCGCCCGCGCACCGGTGAAATCCTCGCCATGGCCACTCTGCCGGACTTTGACCCCAACGCCCCCGGCGACTACCCCCCGGACGCCCGCCGCAACCGCATGGTCACCGACATGAACGAACCCGGCAGCACCTTCAAAGTGGTGGTGGTGGCCGGCGCCCTCAATGAAGGCCTGGTCCGGCTCGAAGACGTGATCTTCTGCGAAAACGGCGCCTTCGCCTACGGCGGCCGCGTCCTTCATGACCACCACCGTTACGGCAATTTGAGCGTCGAAGCCATCATCACCAAATCCTCCAACATCGGCGCCGCCAAAATCGGCATGCTCCTCGGCGAACAGCGCCTCTACGATTACATCCGCGCCTTCGGCTTCGGCGAACGCACCGGCGTGAGCCTCCCCGGCGAAGTCAGCGGCATGCTCTACGCCCCCAAACATTGGGAAAAGGTCAAGCTCGCCCAAATCCCCATGGGCCACGGCCTGGCCGTGACCCGCCTGCAAATGGCCTATGCCATGTGCGCCATCGCCAACCGCGGCGTCCTGATGCGGCCCCTGCTCGTGGACCGCCTCGAAGACAACGACGGCCGGGTGGTGGCCAAATACAACCCCCAACCCGTCCGCCAGGTCATCAAACCCGAGGCCGCCGCCCAGATGGTCCGCGCCCTCAAAACCGTCGTCACCCGCGAAGGCACCGCCTACAAGGCCCGCCTCGAACACTATTCCTGCGCCGGCAAAACCGGCACTGCCCAGAAACCGGAGGCCGGCGGATACTCCCACGAAAAATATTACTCCTCCTTCATCGGCTTTTTCCCGGCCGACGACCCGGAAGTCTGTGTCTCCGTCGTCATGGATTATCCCAAGCACGGCTACTACGGCGGCGAAGTCTGCGGACCCGTCTTTCAACGCATTGCCGAGCGCATCGGCAACTACCTCAACCTGCGACCGGACCTCGAAGCCCCCGCCCCCGGCGGCACCCCCATCGCCGCCCGCCCGGCGGGACGGCCCCTGGCGGCGCCGGTCCGCAATTGA
- the rsmH gene encoding 16S rRNA (cytosine(1402)-N(4))-methyltransferase RsmH, giving the protein MSDFVHQPVMVEEVLAWLQPRAGGRYVDGTVGGGGHAARILAASAPDGWLYGCDRDAQAVAAAAERLAAYAGRFELRHGNYAELDAWVPPGSCDGVLLDLGVSSPQLDQPERGFSLLQDGPLDMRMDARQSLTAAGLINEAPVEYLARIFQEFADQPGAWGLARAIERERQRRRFETTRQLADFIAARQPRAGKRTHPATQVFLALRMAVNDELGALQRGLAAAERVLRPGGRLCVITFHSAEDRVVKAFGREAARDYECPGGVDVPELRRPRAPRLRWLTRKAVRPSAAECAANPRSRSAQLRVLEKC; this is encoded by the coding sequence ATGTCGGACTTTGTCCACCAGCCGGTGATGGTGGAAGAAGTGCTGGCCTGGCTTCAACCGCGCGCCGGCGGACGCTATGTGGATGGCACCGTGGGGGGCGGCGGCCACGCGGCCCGGATTCTGGCCGCCAGCGCGCCCGATGGCTGGTTGTACGGTTGCGACCGCGATGCCCAGGCGGTGGCCGCGGCGGCCGAGCGGCTGGCGGCCTATGCGGGGCGGTTCGAGTTGCGGCACGGCAACTACGCGGAGCTGGATGCCTGGGTGCCGCCGGGGAGTTGTGATGGAGTGTTGTTGGACTTGGGCGTCAGCTCTCCGCAGCTCGATCAGCCGGAGCGCGGATTCAGTTTGCTGCAGGATGGTCCCTTGGATATGCGGATGGATGCGCGACAGAGCCTCACGGCGGCGGGCCTCATCAACGAGGCCCCGGTGGAATACCTCGCCCGCATCTTCCAGGAATTCGCCGACCAGCCGGGCGCCTGGGGACTGGCCCGGGCCATCGAGCGCGAGCGGCAGCGGCGGCGCTTTGAAACCACCCGCCAACTGGCGGATTTCATCGCCGCGCGCCAGCCGCGGGCGGGCAAACGGACCCATCCCGCGACCCAGGTTTTCCTGGCCCTGCGGATGGCCGTCAACGACGAGCTGGGCGCGTTGCAACGCGGCTTGGCTGCGGCCGAACGCGTGCTGCGGCCGGGCGGGCGGTTATGTGTCATTACCTTTCATTCGGCCGAAGACCGGGTGGTCAAGGCTTTTGGCCGCGAGGCCGCGCGGGATTACGAATGCCCCGGCGGCGTGGACGTGCCGGAGCTGCGCCGTCCACGCGCCCCGCGCCTGCGCTGGCTCACGCGCAAGGCCGTGCGGCCTTCCGCGGCTGAATGCGCGGCCAATCCCCGGAGCCGCAGCGCGCAGCTCCGGGTGCTGGAAAAATGTTAA
- a CDS encoding division/cell wall cluster transcriptional repressor MraZ, translating into MSDNGSEVFYLLEHRHTVDDKGRVCIPAEWRAPAGQETTFFLMLWDKTDQPPCLMGVPPSGMQELLRRLKELPFFDSNAESLQRLVARSTKVTADKVGRIRLPEQLAKAANLGKEVVLKGLLFRFQIWNPEFYDQVKAKDLDRRDESQKLV; encoded by the coding sequence ATGTCCGACAACGGCAGCGAAGTCTTTTACCTGCTCGAACATCGCCACACCGTGGACGATAAAGGCAGGGTTTGCATCCCCGCCGAGTGGCGGGCCCCGGCGGGACAGGAGACCACGTTCTTTCTCATGTTGTGGGACAAAACGGACCAGCCCCCTTGTCTCATGGGCGTGCCCCCCAGCGGCATGCAGGAACTCCTCCGGCGTTTGAAAGAATTGCCGTTCTTCGATTCCAACGCGGAAAGCCTGCAACGCCTCGTGGCCCGCTCCACCAAAGTTACCGCCGACAAAGTCGGCCGCATCCGCCTCCCGGAGCAACTGGCCAAGGCCGCCAACCTGGGAAAGGAAGTCGTGCTCAAGGGGTTGTTGTTCCGTTTCCAGATTTGGAACCCTGAATTCTACGACCAGGTCAAGGCAAAGGATTTGGACCGGCGCGACGAGTCACAAAAACTGGTGTAG
- the queA gene encoding tRNA preQ1(34) S-adenosylmethionine ribosyltransferase-isomerase QueA gives MAESGAMRTEDFNYALPEELIAQEPAPCRDASRLLVVERATGRLHHQVFRDLPGWLRPGDVLVLNDSKVIPARLQARTPRGAQVELLLLEEAAPNEWWVMAGPGRKAPVGAVLQLLDRRQQATGISVEITQINPAGHRRARFGGVASLWNHLEELGEPPLPPYIQRPGGHARPEDFTRYQTVYAGPAGSVAAPTAGLHFTPAMLAQLEAQGVKLARVTLHVGVGTFAPVKAARVEDHVMHEERYAVSAEAAAVIEKARAAGGRVVAVGTTSLRVLETVAREHGGHIVSHSGRTRLFVYPPCEFRVVEVLLTNFHLPQSTLLMLVSAFAAPGRLEGRELILRAYREAVERRYRFFSYGDAMLLV, from the coding sequence GTGGCAGAAAGCGGCGCGATGCGGACCGAAGATTTTAATTATGCGCTGCCTGAGGAATTGATTGCGCAAGAGCCTGCGCCCTGCCGGGACGCTTCGCGGCTGCTGGTGGTGGAGCGCGCCACGGGCCGGCTGCATCACCAGGTTTTCCGGGATTTGCCGGGCTGGCTGCGGCCGGGGGACGTGCTGGTGCTGAATGACTCGAAGGTCATCCCGGCGCGGTTGCAGGCGCGCACGCCGCGCGGGGCGCAGGTGGAGCTGTTATTGCTGGAGGAGGCGGCGCCCAATGAATGGTGGGTGATGGCGGGGCCGGGCCGGAAAGCGCCGGTGGGGGCGGTGTTGCAATTGCTGGACCGGCGGCAGCAGGCCACGGGTATAAGTGTTGAAATAACACAAATAAACCCGGCCGGGCATCGGCGCGCGCGCTTTGGGGGGGTGGCCAGTTTGTGGAATCATCTGGAGGAATTGGGGGAGCCGCCGTTGCCGCCTTACATTCAACGGCCGGGCGGCCATGCCCGGCCGGAGGATTTCACGCGGTACCAGACGGTGTATGCCGGGCCGGCGGGGTCGGTGGCCGCGCCCACGGCGGGACTGCACTTCACGCCGGCGATGCTGGCACAGTTGGAGGCGCAGGGGGTGAAGCTGGCACGGGTGACGCTGCATGTGGGGGTGGGCACGTTTGCGCCGGTGAAGGCGGCGCGGGTGGAAGACCACGTGATGCACGAGGAGCGGTATGCGGTGAGCGCGGAGGCGGCCGCCGTCATCGAAAAGGCGCGGGCGGCGGGGGGGCGGGTGGTGGCGGTGGGGACCACGTCGCTGCGGGTGTTGGAGACGGTGGCGCGGGAGCATGGGGGACATATTGTGTCCCACTCCGGCCGCACGCGCCTGTTTGTGTATCCCCCCTGCGAGTTTCGCGTGGTGGAGGTGTTGTTGACCAATTTTCATCTGCCCCAATCCACGCTGTTGATGCTGGTGAGCGCCTTTGCGGCGCCCGGCCGGCTGGAGGGGCGTGAGCTGATTTTGCGGGCCTATCGGGAGGCGGTGGAGCGGCGGTATCGGTTTTTCAGCTACGGCGATGCGATGCTGCTGGTTTGA
- a CDS encoding peptidylprolyl isomerase gives MKTTLGEMVIEFWPDVAPKTVENFVTLAKKGFYDGTCFHRIIKGFMIQGGDPLTKDPAKEALWGTGSPGYTIKAEFNERPHDKGVISMARGPHPDSAGSQFFIVHARAPHLDRQYTAFGKLIKGEDVLDKIASVPCASNGREMSKPTQRIEVISVKIVDRATLK, from the coding sequence ATGAAAACCACGTTGGGCGAGATGGTCATTGAATTCTGGCCGGACGTGGCTCCCAAAACCGTCGAAAACTTTGTCACCCTGGCCAAAAAAGGCTTTTATGATGGCACCTGTTTCCACCGCATCATCAAAGGCTTCATGATTCAGGGCGGCGACCCCCTCACCAAGGACCCCGCCAAGGAAGCCCTCTGGGGCACCGGCAGCCCCGGTTATACCATCAAGGCCGAATTCAACGAACGCCCCCATGACAAAGGCGTCATCTCCATGGCCCGCGGCCCGCACCCCGACTCCGCCGGCTCCCAGTTCTTCATCGTGCACGCCCGCGCCCCGCACCTCGACCGCCAATACACCGCCTTTGGCAAGTTGATTAAGGGCGAGGACGTGCTGGACAAGATTGCCTCCGTCCCCTGTGCCTCCAACGGCCGCGAAATGAGCAAACCCACCCAGCGCATCGAGGTCATCAGCGTCAAAATCGTGGACCGCGCCACCCTCAAATAA